The nucleotide window ATCAGTGCCGGATGCGGGCTGGGGCCTTCGCTGTCCAGCAGTTCGGCAAGGGCCGAGACGGTGCTGCGGATCAGGCGCTGGTGCGGGTGGCCCACCGCCTCGGCCAGCAGGGCGGGCGTGTCGGGGGGCAGGCCGTTTTCGACCAGCAGCGCCGCCATGCGCGGGAAGGTGCGCTGGCCCATGAAGACGACGGTGGTGGCGTGCGGATCGGCCAGCGCCGGCCAGTTCTGATCCTGGGGCAAGCCGCCGGTGACATCGGCGCCGGTGACGAATTGCAGCCGGCGCGCGGTCTGGCGCCGGGTCAGCGGCAGGCCGGCGACGGCGGCCGCCGCCATGGCCGAAGGCACGCCCGGCACGATCTCGAACGGGATGGCGTGGCGGCGCAGCGCCGTCAGCTCCTCCTCGAGCCGGCCGAAAAGGCCGGAATCGCCGGATTTCAGCCGCACCACATGCTTGCCGGCCCGGGCATGCTCGACCAGCAGGGCGTTGACGTTCTCCTGCTTGGCCGAGGGGCGGCCGGCGCGCTTGCCGACCGGGATGCGTTCGGCCTGCGGTCCGGCCTGATCCAGCACCGGACCCGAGGCGAGGTCGTCGTAAAGCACCACATCCGCCCGGGCCAGCAGGCGGGCGGCGCGCAGCGTCAGCAGATCCGGGTCCCCCGGTCCTGACGAGACGAAGCTGACATGGCCCTTGCTGTTCATGGTTCCGCGATGCGGCAAAATCCGCGCCGATGCAAGAGGCTGATGGGCGCCGCCAATCGGGACCGATATCGGGACCGCGCCGCTTGCCGGGCCGCGCGGCTTTTGCCATAGAGGACCGACCGCGACCTGGGGGATCCAAGCCATGTTCCGTGCCCGCCATCTTCTGGGGATCGAGCCGCTCGCCCCGCCCGAGATCACCACGCTTCTCGACCTGGCCGAGACCTATGTGGATCTGAACCGCCGCACCGTGAAGCATTCCGATGCGCTGGCGGGCATGACGCAGATCAACATGTTCTTCGAGAACTCGACCCGCACGCAGTCGAGCTTCGAGCTGGCCGGCAAGCGGCTGGGCGCCGATGTGATGAACATGGCGATGCAGACCAGCTCGGTGAAGAAGGGCGAGACGCTGATCGACACCGCCCTGACGCTGAACGCCATGCATCCCGACCTGCTGGTGGTGCGCCATCCGCAGTCGGGCGCCGTGGACCTGCTGGCGCAGAAGGTGAATTGCGCGGTCCTGAACGCCGGCGACGGCCGGCACGAGCATCCGACCCAGGCGCTGCTGGACGCGCTGACCATCCGCCGCGCCAAGGGGCGGTTGCATCGGTTGACCGTGGCGATCTGCGGCGACATCGCGCATAGCCGCGTCGCGCGCTCGAACCTGATCCTGCTCGGCAAGATGGAGAACCGGCTGCGGCTGGTCGGCCCGGCGACGCTGATGCCGCCGGGCGCGCGGGACTGGGGCTGCGAGGTCTACGAGGACATGCGCGAGGGGCTGAAGGGCGCCGATGTGGTGATGATGCTGCGCCTGCAGAAGGAACGCATGGACGGCGGCTTCATCCCCTCCGAGCGGGAATATTACCACCGCTGGGGCCTCGATGCCGAAAAGCTGGCGCTGGCGGCGCCCGATGCCATCGTCATGCATCCCGGGCCGATGAATCGCGGGGTCGAGATCGACGGCACCATCGCTGACGACATCAACCGTTCGGTCATCCAGGACCAGGTGGAAATGGGCGTCGCGGTGCGCATGGCGGCGATGGACCTTCTGGCGCGCAACCTGCGCGCCGAACGCGGCACCAGGGCGGCGGAGATGATGGCATGATCCTGCATTTTCACAACGCCCGCCTGGTCGACCCCGAGGCGCAATCGGTCGAGCAAGCCACGCTGACCATCCGCGACGGCCGGATCGAGGCCATGGGCACTGACGCTCCGCAAGGCGCCGAGCTGATCGACTGCGGCGGCAAATGCCTGGCGCCCGGGCTGATCGACTGGGGCGTCAAGATCGGCGAGCCGGGCGAGCGGCACAAGGAGAGTTTCCGCAGCGCCGGGCTGGCGGCGGCGGCGGGCGGGGTGACCACGCTGGTCGCGCGGCCCGACACCATGCCGCCGATCGACGCGCCGGAATCGCTGGAATTCGCCACCCGCCGCGCGGCCGATGCGCCGGTGAACATCCGCCACATGGCGGCGCTGACCCGCGGCCGTCAGGGGCGCGAGATGGTCGAGATGGGCTTTCTGCAGGATGCCGGCGCCGTGGCCTTCACCGACGGGGTGCGGGTGGTCTCGGACACCCGGCTGCTGTCGCGCTGCATGACCTATGCCCGCGGCCTTGGCGCGCTGATCGTCGGCCACCCGCAGGAGCCGGGCCTGTCGAAGGGCACGGCGGCGACCGGCGGCAAGTTCGCCTCGCTCTACGGGCTGCCTGCGGTTTCGCCCATGGCCGAGGTGATGGGGCTGGACCGCGACCTGGCGCTGGTGGCGATGACCGGTGCCCGCTACCATGCCGACCAGATCACCGTCGCGGCCAGCCTGCCGGCCTTGAAGCGGGCGCGCGAGGCCGGGCTGGACGTGACCGCCGGCATCTCGATCCATCACCTGACGCTCAATGAATATGACGTGGGCGGCTATCGGACCTTCTTCCGCTTCA belongs to Paracoccus sp. TOH and includes:
- the cobA gene encoding uroporphyrinogen-III C-methyltransferase, producing MNSKGHVSFVSSGPGDPDLLTLRAARLLARADVVLYDDLASGPVLDQAGPQAERIPVGKRAGRPSAKQENVNALLVEHARAGKHVVRLKSGDSGLFGRLEEELTALRRHAIPFEIVPGVPSAMAAAAVAGLPLTRRQTARRLQFVTGADVTGGLPQDQNWPALADPHATTVVFMGQRTFPRMAALLVENGLPPDTPALLAEAVGHPHQRLIRSTVSALAELLDSEGPSPHPALILYGPLAEES
- a CDS encoding aspartate carbamoyltransferase catalytic subunit yields the protein MFRARHLLGIEPLAPPEITTLLDLAETYVDLNRRTVKHSDALAGMTQINMFFENSTRTQSSFELAGKRLGADVMNMAMQTSSVKKGETLIDTALTLNAMHPDLLVVRHPQSGAVDLLAQKVNCAVLNAGDGRHEHPTQALLDALTIRRAKGRLHRLTVAICGDIAHSRVARSNLILLGKMENRLRLVGPATLMPPGARDWGCEVYEDMREGLKGADVVMMLRLQKERMDGGFIPSEREYYHRWGLDAEKLALAAPDAIVMHPGPMNRGVEIDGTIADDINRSVIQDQVEMGVAVRMAAMDLLARNLRAERGTRAAEMMA
- the pyrC gene encoding dihydroorotase gives rise to the protein MILHFHNARLVDPEAQSVEQATLTIRDGRIEAMGTDAPQGAELIDCGGKCLAPGLIDWGVKIGEPGERHKESFRSAGLAAAAGGVTTLVARPDTMPPIDAPESLEFATRRAADAPVNIRHMAALTRGRQGREMVEMGFLQDAGAVAFTDGVRVVSDTRLLSRCMTYARGLGALIVGHPQEPGLSKGTAATGGKFASLYGLPAVSPMAEVMGLDRDLALVAMTGARYHADQITVAASLPALKRAREAGLDVTAGISIHHLTLNEYDVGGYRTFFRFTPPLRSEEDRLAMVEAVAEGLIDVIASFHTPQDEESKRLPFAEAAPGAVGLQTLLPAAMRLYHQGGLSLPQLWRAMSLNPARRLGLPGGRLAAGAPADLVLFDPDAPFVLDRFTLLSKSKNTPFDGARMEGRVLGTWVAGRRVFGADA